The genomic segment CTTCTTCTTCAATGGCGGTGTGGAAAAGCAGTATCCCGGTGAGTCCCGGATTCTGGTTGACTCTCCGAAGGAAGTTGCAACCTACGATCAGAAGCCGTCCATGAGCGCTTATGAGGTTGCAGTGAAGGCGATCAATGCCATCAATGCAGATACGCTGGATGTGATTATTCTGAACTTTGCAAACTGCGATATGGTTGGTCATACCGGCGTGTTTGATGCGGCAAAGGCAGCTGTGGAAGCTGTGGATACCTGCGTTGGATCTGTTGTGAAGGCTGTGACCGATCACGGCGGCGTTGCATTGATCACTGCGGATCACGGCAATGCAGACAAAATGTATGAGGCAGACGGTTCTCCCTTTACTGCGCATACTACCAATGTGGTTCCCTTTATCGTAGTGGGTAGAAATGATGTAAAGCTGCGGGAAGGCGGCGTACTGGCGGACATTGCTCCCACCATGCTCAAGCTTTTGAATATGGAACAGCCGGAGGAAATGACCGGAAAGTCCATCATTCTCTGATTAATTCGTCTCAATCTGCGGAGAGATCTTTTGGGTCTCTCCGCTTTTTGTGTTCACAGATTATAAGCAATAAGTTTACATTGTATCCGCTTTGCTCGCCTGGATTCGTTTGACTTTGCGGGGGAGGTATGATATAATAAATTAAATAATGCTTGGAGGGAACAATATGCAATGTGAGAAATGCGGCGGTGAACTGAATGAGAAGGGCCGATGCCATGTGTGCGGCGAAAAGAAACGACGTTCAAAGGGGTACGTTGTAGGGCATTCCTTTTTGCTGGTGCTGGCAACTTTGATCCTGGTGAATCATCTGATCGCATGTGCCACTGCACGGGTGTTGTTGAATAAGGATGTGATCCACAAAGCGCTGGAGAATGTGAAGTTTTCTACGGTGGATGTGATGCATGATGAAGAAAAAATGACTCTGGCAGAGTACATACGCCGGGAATATGTAACAGATCCGGCAGTCACCACCGGAGATGTGGAGGCTGTGCTGAACCAGATGAACCTGGAAGCCCTGGCAATGCGTAAGCTGGACAACTATCAGAATTACTACCGGGGGACGGAAGATACGCTGGAGACCATCACGCCCCAGGAGATTGTGGATATACTCGACAAGAACCAGGCAATGATCCAGGAGAAGCTACAGATTGAAATCACCCAGGCGGACAAGGATACGCTGGTGGCAGAAATGCAGGATTCCTGTACCGCATACAATGAAGGTGTGGTGCGGTACTACAACACCGGAATCGGAAGGTTCTGGAACCGGTTGCAGCTGAATCTTTGGTTCATGCTGGGTGAACTGGTGCTGCTGGTTGTGATTTTGGTTCGCTGGTGCGTGCTGTTTTGCAGCGGCAGAGGCCGGGCAGCACATGGTATCCGTGCGTTTGCCATTACGCTGCTGGTTCCTTCTGGCATATACACTTTGGGCGGCGTTGGCGGATATGTGGCTGCAAAGTATCTGTTTCAGGAACTGCCTGTTCTGGCGGACATTACCTCCGGTGCATCAGCACCCCTGCTGATGTTCGGCGGCATTGGCGTCTTGGCTGCCGTGTTTATGCTGATTCTGGCTTCCATGATTCTGTCGCTGACCAAGAAGCCTGCGGCAGAGCCGGAGATTCTTTCCGAGATTCCGGCAGCTGCGCCTGAATGCGTGGAAGCACCCATGCAGGAGCCTGTGCCCGTTGTAGCTGGTGTATCCGAAGAGCCTGCGCCCCTGTCCGCTGCATCTGAGACACCGACTGGGGAAGCGCTAACGTCTACGGCATCAGAGGAGGAACCGTCTGCTGAGATTCCTGACGATGCGCCCACTGGGGATACATCCGTGCCTGAGGAGGCAGCCGCTCCGACAGGGGAACCGATTGCTCCTGTGGAAGAACTGCCCGCTGAACCGGCAGCAGCATC from the Ruminococcus champanellensis 18P13 = JCM 17042 genome contains:
- a CDS encoding zinc ribbon domain-containing protein yields the protein MQCEKCGGELNEKGRCHVCGEKKRRSKGYVVGHSFLLVLATLILVNHLIACATARVLLNKDVIHKALENVKFSTVDVMHDEEKMTLAEYIRREYVTDPAVTTGDVEAVLNQMNLEALAMRKLDNYQNYYRGTEDTLETITPQEIVDILDKNQAMIQEKLQIEITQADKDTLVAEMQDSCTAYNEGVVRYYNTGIGRFWNRLQLNLWFMLGELVLLVVILVRWCVLFCSGRGRAAHGIRAFAITLLVPSGIYTLGGVGGYVAAKYLFQELPVLADITSGASAPLLMFGGIGVLAAVFMLILASMILSLTKKPAAEPEILSEIPAAAPECVEAPMQEPVPVVAGVSEEPAPLSAASETPTGEALTSTASEEEPSAEIPDDAPTGDTSVPEEAAAPTGEPIAPVEELPAEPAAASPIETTPEQESAPAFCKECGTQILQPGVQKFCIKCGKKLDS